A stretch of the Tannerella serpentiformis genome encodes the following:
- a CDS encoding OmpH family outer membrane protein: MKKLVVLIFMLLPLGGVFAQDKIAIVNTADIFNAMPEVAAVEKKMAALNEQYEKEFKTMQDEYTKKYSEYMSKQDSLTENIKLRRQQEIQDLETRIQNFVPVAQQEIQKKQQELYEPIQKKMQAAIKAVGDEKGYTYIINPQVLLYTGSSAIDATPLVKAKLGLK, translated from the coding sequence ATGAAGAAGTTAGTAGTGCTGATTTTTATGCTCCTGCCCCTGGGCGGAGTCTTCGCACAAGACAAGATCGCTATTGTCAACACGGCAGACATTTTCAATGCCATGCCTGAAGTCGCAGCCGTTGAAAAGAAGATGGCGGCCCTCAATGAGCAGTATGAGAAGGAGTTCAAAACCATGCAGGACGAGTACACGAAGAAGTATTCCGAGTACATGTCCAAGCAGGACTCCCTGACCGAGAACATCAAGCTCCGCCGTCAGCAGGAGATTCAAGACCTCGAAACCCGGATCCAAAACTTCGTTCCCGTGGCCCAGCAAGAGATCCAGAAGAAGCAGCAAGAGCTCTACGAGCCCATCCAAAAGAAGATGCAGGCCGCCATCAAGGCCGTGGGCGATGAGAAGGGGTACACCTACATCATCAACCCCCAAGTGCTTCTCTACACGGGTAGCTCCGCTATCGACGCCACACCGCTGGTTAAGGCCAAACTTGGGCTCAAGTAA
- a CDS encoding isoprenyl transferase: MSLKEQIDRNRLPQHVAIIMDGNGRWAQARGEDRSAGHREGVVSVRKVVEAAVAIGLRYLTIYTFSTENWNRPAAEVHALMALMVAAIQRETPDLMRNNVRLEAIGDLDRLPAEVRATLEECLRETSGNTGTTLVLALSYSARWEILRATRELAEAVRDGRLRPEEVTEACFSNHLTTRHLPDPDLMIRTGGEQRISNFLLWQLSYAELYFTDTYWPDFREEELYTAILDYQHRERRFGKTGEQLK, encoded by the coding sequence ATGTCGTTGAAAGAACAAATAGACCGCAATCGATTGCCGCAGCATGTGGCGATCATCATGGACGGAAACGGCCGATGGGCGCAGGCGCGTGGCGAAGATCGCAGCGCGGGACACCGCGAGGGCGTCGTCTCCGTGCGTAAGGTGGTCGAGGCGGCCGTGGCCATCGGGCTGCGCTACCTGACCATCTACACCTTCTCCACTGAAAACTGGAACCGCCCTGCGGCCGAGGTGCACGCCCTGATGGCGCTCATGGTGGCCGCCATCCAGCGCGAGACGCCCGACCTGATGAGGAATAACGTGCGCCTTGAGGCCATTGGCGACTTAGACCGTTTGCCGGCCGAAGTGCGGGCCACGCTTGAGGAATGTCTGCGCGAAACGTCAGGCAATACAGGCACGACGCTCGTTCTTGCGCTCAGCTATTCGGCGCGTTGGGAGATCCTGCGTGCTACGCGTGAATTGGCCGAAGCCGTTCGTGACGGTCGGCTACGGCCGGAGGAGGTGACGGAGGCGTGCTTCTCCAATCATCTCACCACCCGCCATCTGCCCGACCCCGATCTGATGATCCGCACGGGCGGCGAGCAACGCATCAGCAACTTCCTGCTTTGGCAACTCTCCTATGCCGAGCTGTATTTCACCGACACCTATTGGCCCGATTTCAGGGAAGAAGAATTATACACGGCCATCTTGGACTATCAGCACCGCGAGCGGCGCTTTGGCAAGACCGGCGAACAACTCAAATAA
- a CDS encoding DUF6242 domain-containing protein translates to MRNNGLRSVLVSCLAALVLSSCLKDEAQRTTPKWRQKNCQIASFLLKNVTKDKDSIAGLSRVTFTIDQLRGEIYNTDSLPYGTRVTHKLACQIVYDEAVGPSSVEFEPEATGKRISGREDDSIDFSRPVRIYVTSLDRTEAKTYTVRLNVHQQDPDSMAWQHTAPLLRQSNLVEARVLAHTGAYLLLARTTDGLSAYRSSDAQTWTALTPSGLPAGKTFEAAYATLLRHTYYIHATDGALYRSSDGATWTFVAGAPTIVRLLGAVDTVTYGSQPVALAAIVRSKDNTLHFASMDASGTWTTGDAVPTTFPTEGFGSTSYEAAYRRHLLIAGGRRRDGILTDQAWETTDGRTWICLNQYTASGLPALEGAAVANYSGAIVLVGGLNASGTAQRTLYLSYDRGATWIAAAHKLQLPTEFVARGYASAAVTSDGYLLLVGGRTSRTGAMMDELWRGRINRLGYGR, encoded by the coding sequence ATGAGAAATAACGGGTTACGATCGGTGCTTGTCAGCTGTTTAGCAGCGCTCGTTTTGTCGTCCTGCTTGAAGGACGAAGCGCAGAGGACAACGCCGAAATGGCGGCAGAAAAACTGCCAAATCGCCTCCTTTTTGCTGAAGAATGTCACCAAGGACAAGGACTCCATCGCAGGCCTGAGTCGGGTGACTTTCACCATCGACCAACTGCGAGGGGAAATCTACAACACCGATTCACTGCCGTACGGCACACGGGTCACCCATAAGTTGGCCTGCCAGATCGTATACGACGAAGCCGTGGGTCCGTCGAGCGTGGAGTTCGAGCCAGAGGCGACCGGCAAACGCATTTCGGGGCGGGAGGACGACTCGATCGATTTCTCGCGGCCTGTGCGCATCTACGTCACGTCGCTCGACCGCACCGAGGCCAAGACCTACACCGTGCGCCTGAATGTGCACCAGCAAGACCCCGACTCGATGGCCTGGCAACACACTGCGCCGCTGCTCCGCCAGAGCAACCTCGTTGAGGCGCGCGTGCTGGCCCACACTGGCGCCTACCTGCTTTTGGCCCGCACGACCGACGGCCTGAGTGCCTATCGCTCGTCCGACGCGCAGACGTGGACGGCCCTCACTCCGTCCGGCCTACCCGCGGGCAAGACGTTCGAGGCGGCCTACGCCACCCTCCTCCGCCATACCTATTATATACACGCCACCGACGGCGCGCTCTACCGCTCGTCCGACGGCGCCACGTGGACGTTCGTCGCAGGGGCGCCCACCATCGTCCGCCTCTTGGGCGCCGTGGACACGGTGACTTACGGCTCACAGCCGGTGGCGCTGGCGGCCATTGTGCGCAGTAAGGACAACACGCTCCATTTCGCCTCGATGGATGCGTCGGGCACATGGACCACGGGCGACGCCGTCCCAACTACGTTCCCCACGGAGGGCTTCGGCAGTACGAGCTATGAGGCGGCCTACCGTCGGCACCTGCTGATCGCGGGCGGTCGTCGGCGCGACGGTATCCTGACGGATCAGGCTTGGGAGACGACCGACGGTCGCACGTGGATCTGCCTCAACCAGTACACCGCCTCCGGTCTGCCGGCCTTGGAAGGCGCGGCGGTAGCGAACTACAGCGGCGCCATCGTCCTTGTGGGCGGCCTGAACGCCTCGGGCACTGCACAGCGCACGCTCTACCTCTCCTACGACCGCGGCGCGACATGGATCGCAGCGGCGCACAAGCTCCAGCTGCCAACGGAGTTCGTGGCGCGTGGCTATGCTTCGGCCGCTGTCACGTCGGACGGCTACCTGCTGCTCGTCGGCGGACGCACCTCGCGAACGGGTGCCATGATGGACGAACTGTGGCGTGGACGCATCAATCGACTGGGTTACGGGCGGTAA
- a CDS encoding M15 family metallopeptidase — MKRPLLALLVALVLAATARAEDWDARLRAAGYVDLQLLIPGLRVELKYATADNFMGRPVYDGLTRAFLHPDAARKLRRAHELLRLERPDLTLLVYDAARPIAVQRIMWSLVRGTPNTYYVASPARGGLHNFGLAVDLTLCDTLGHALPMGTPFDHFGPTANIDREPSLVRTGRITQQELQNRLLLRRVMRAAGFTTVTSEWWHFNACPAARARASYPLIGK, encoded by the coding sequence ATGAAGCGCCCCCTCCTTGCCCTCCTCGTCGCCCTTGTCCTCGCCGCCACCGCCCGCGCCGAGGACTGGGACGCCCGCCTCCGGGCCGCCGGTTACGTCGACCTCCAGCTCCTCATCCCCGGCCTACGCGTGGAGCTGAAGTATGCCACGGCCGACAACTTCATGGGCCGCCCCGTCTACGACGGCCTCACCCGCGCCTTCCTCCACCCCGACGCCGCCCGTAAGCTCCGCCGCGCCCACGAGCTGCTCCGCCTCGAGCGCCCCGACCTCACCCTGCTCGTCTACGATGCCGCGCGGCCCATAGCCGTGCAGCGCATCATGTGGAGCCTCGTCCGTGGCACCCCGAACACCTACTACGTGGCCAGTCCCGCCCGCGGCGGCCTCCACAACTTCGGCCTCGCCGTCGACCTCACCCTCTGCGACACCCTCGGACACGCCCTGCCCATGGGCACGCCCTTCGACCATTTCGGCCCCACGGCCAACATCGACCGCGAGCCGTCGCTCGTTCGCACCGGCCGCATCACCCAACAGGAGCTCCAGAATCGCCTGCTGCTCCGTCGTGTCATGCGCGCTGCAGGTTTCACCACCGTCACCAGCGAATGGTGGCACTTCAACGCCTGTCCCGCCGCTCGAGCCCGCGCCTCCTACCCCCTGATTGGCAAGTGA
- the porG gene encoding type IX secretion system protein PorG has product MSAAFFRHLAAGLVFAVVSVSAFAQEYKYEIGGMGGGAFYMGDVNKSTPLKGMNPSLGLVFRYNANFRIAFKGGLTWARVTGSTAGLKNAFPGGMQTAFSRNVVDLGGQFEFNFFPYSDKFAYLNTQRLAPYLLVGLGGTVATGQGRTFGGLNLPIGVGIKYKLRNRVNIGAELTVHKVLGDGLDNAQLDNPYNIIPGSVMKNGDWYTLTTLFLTWDFGPRNRKCNSTKGIEALMGLSKH; this is encoded by the coding sequence ATGTCAGCAGCTTTCTTTCGACACCTTGCGGCGGGGCTCGTCTTCGCCGTCGTCAGCGTGTCGGCCTTTGCGCAGGAATACAAATACGAGATCGGCGGCATGGGCGGCGGAGCGTTTTACATGGGGGATGTGAATAAGAGTACGCCGCTCAAGGGCATGAACCCGTCGTTGGGGCTGGTCTTTCGCTACAACGCCAACTTCCGTATTGCCTTCAAGGGCGGCCTGACGTGGGCACGGGTCACGGGTAGCACGGCTGGCCTCAAGAACGCCTTCCCCGGCGGTATGCAGACCGCTTTCTCGCGCAACGTGGTGGACCTTGGTGGGCAATTCGAGTTCAACTTCTTTCCCTACAGCGACAAGTTCGCCTACCTCAATACGCAGCGCCTTGCGCCCTACCTGCTCGTTGGCCTCGGTGGCACTGTGGCTACAGGCCAAGGCCGTACGTTCGGCGGGCTGAACCTGCCCATCGGCGTGGGGATCAAATACAAGCTCCGCAACCGCGTCAACATCGGCGCAGAGCTGACGGTGCACAAGGTCTTGGGCGATGGCTTAGACAATGCGCAGCTGGACAACCCGTACAACATCATCCCCGGCAGCGTGATGAAGAACGGCGACTGGTACACGCTCACGACGCTCTTCCTCACGTGGGACTTCGGGCCGCGCAACCGCAAATGCAACAGCACAAAGGGCATCGAGGCGCTGATGGGATTATCGAAACACTGA
- a CDS encoding OmpH family outer membrane protein, producing MKRKSILMIGMVLLFSVASMAQKFALVDMEYILKNIPAYEMTNEQLSQLSKKWQNEVEAIQQEAQNMYKKYQSDLVFLSAEMKTKREEEIVKKEQAAQDLKRKYFGAEGELYKKRESLMKPIQDEIYNAVKEIANDKGYQMVIDRASAGSMIFASPRIDISNEVLTKLGYAK from the coding sequence ATGAAAAGGAAAAGTATTTTGATGATCGGAATGGTGCTGCTGTTCTCAGTGGCATCGATGGCGCAGAAGTTCGCCTTAGTGGACATGGAGTATATCCTGAAGAATATTCCGGCGTATGAGATGACCAACGAACAGCTGTCGCAGCTCTCCAAGAAGTGGCAGAACGAGGTCGAGGCCATCCAGCAAGAGGCGCAGAACATGTATAAGAAGTATCAGAGCGACCTCGTCTTCCTATCGGCCGAGATGAAGACCAAGCGCGAGGAAGAGATCGTGAAGAAGGAACAGGCGGCCCAAGATCTGAAGCGGAAATATTTCGGGGCCGAGGGCGAGCTCTATAAGAAGCGCGAGAGCCTGATGAAGCCCATCCAAGACGAGATCTACAACGCTGTCAAGGAGATTGCCAACGACAAGGGCTACCAGATGGTCATCGATCGTGCCTCGGCCGGCAGCATGATCTTCGCCTCGCCACGGATCGATATCAGTAACGAGGTGCTCACCAAACTCGGCTACGCGAAGTAG
- a CDS encoding alpha/beta hydrolase has protein sequence MKHLFIGALALLVALHGGAAYGQKAKQKQKSAAVNVLANDTRVFKVDPAIDVQGVRFKNRFGIELAGHLYMPKGYEASKRYPAVAVCGPFGAVKEQASGLYAQELASRGFVALAFDPSFTGESGGEVRSVAAPDINTEDFGAAVDYLMRLRNVDVSKIGLVGIGGWGGMAVNEASVDTRVKATVICSFYDMKRLFADVYYDSKSDDARYEELRRLSNQRTRDAQTDTHEVTGDNLDRIAANAPRYLRDFQAYYKSARGFHKRSVNSTGGWTKTTPISFIGSPLCSRVSEIRGAVLIVQGEKSHTRSMAEDIFKRLNGSNKELYIVPGAYHIDLYDDIKRIPFDIIDRFLKEYLK, from the coding sequence ATGAAGCATCTATTTATCGGCGCTTTGGCGCTGCTTGTCGCCCTACATGGGGGCGCAGCCTACGGGCAAAAAGCAAAACAGAAACAGAAGTCGGCCGCAGTCAATGTGCTGGCTAACGACACGCGCGTCTTCAAGGTCGATCCGGCGATCGATGTGCAGGGCGTGCGCTTCAAAAACCGCTTCGGGATAGAGCTGGCCGGCCACCTCTACATGCCCAAAGGCTATGAGGCATCGAAGCGATACCCCGCCGTGGCTGTCTGCGGACCCTTTGGGGCAGTCAAGGAGCAGGCCTCCGGACTCTACGCCCAGGAGTTGGCATCGCGCGGCTTTGTGGCCCTGGCCTTCGACCCCTCGTTCACGGGCGAGAGCGGCGGCGAGGTGCGCAGCGTGGCCGCACCAGACATTAACACGGAGGACTTCGGCGCGGCCGTGGACTATCTGATGCGCCTGCGCAACGTCGACGTCTCGAAGATTGGCCTCGTGGGCATCGGTGGCTGGGGCGGCATGGCGGTCAATGAGGCCTCGGTCGACACGCGCGTCAAGGCGACCGTCATCTGCTCTTTCTACGACATGAAGCGCCTCTTCGCCGACGTCTATTACGACTCCAAAAGCGACGATGCGCGCTACGAGGAGCTGCGCCGACTGAGCAATCAGCGCACCCGAGACGCGCAGACGGATACGCACGAGGTGACGGGCGATAACTTGGATCGTATCGCCGCCAACGCGCCCCGCTACCTGCGCGACTTTCAGGCCTACTACAAGTCGGCCCGCGGCTTCCACAAGCGCTCGGTGAACTCCACGGGCGGCTGGACAAAGACAACGCCCATCTCCTTCATCGGCTCGCCGCTCTGCTCGCGAGTGAGCGAAATCCGCGGTGCGGTGCTCATCGTCCAGGGCGAAAAGTCGCACACTCGCAGCATGGCCGAGGACATCTTCAAGCGCCTCAACGGCTCGAACAAAGAGCTCTACATCGTGCCCGGCGCCTACCACATCGACCTCTATGACGACATAAAGCGCATCCCCTTCGATATCATCGATCGATTCCTGAAGGAATATCTGAAGTGA
- the murI gene encoding glutamate racemase — protein MNDKPTPIGIFDSGFGGLTIFDKIREALPDYDYIYLGDNARTPYGTRSYDAVYRFTREAVMHLFAEGCPLIILACNTASAKALRTIQQRDLPAGHDPSRRVLGVIRPTAEIVGRLTHTGHVGLLGTTGTVASRSYPMEIAKLYPDVTVVGEACPMWVPLVENGEADSPGADYFVQKHIERLFNRDPQIDTVILGCTHYPLLTDKIRRYLPEGVTLFSQGDRVADRLKDYLTRHPEIERRLSRHAEVRFQTTDSPERFADMASLFLRKDVGRAERVALTSDTVTQRRIR, from the coding sequence ATGAACGATAAACCTACCCCCATCGGCATCTTCGACTCCGGCTTCGGCGGACTCACCATCTTCGACAAGATCCGCGAAGCCCTGCCCGACTACGACTACATCTACCTCGGCGACAACGCCCGCACCCCCTACGGCACACGCTCCTACGACGCCGTCTACCGCTTCACCCGCGAAGCCGTCATGCACCTCTTCGCCGAAGGCTGCCCCCTCATCATCCTAGCCTGCAACACCGCCTCGGCCAAGGCCCTCCGCACCATCCAGCAGCGCGATCTGCCCGCCGGGCACGACCCCTCGCGGCGCGTCCTGGGCGTCATCCGGCCCACCGCTGAGATCGTCGGGCGGCTCACACACACGGGCCACGTCGGGCTGCTGGGCACCACCGGCACCGTCGCCTCCCGATCTTACCCCATGGAGATCGCCAAGCTCTACCCCGACGTCACCGTCGTCGGCGAGGCCTGCCCCATGTGGGTGCCGCTCGTCGAGAACGGTGAGGCCGACTCGCCCGGCGCCGACTACTTCGTCCAGAAGCACATCGAGCGCCTCTTCAACCGCGATCCGCAGATCGACACCGTCATCCTTGGCTGCACGCACTATCCGCTGCTCACCGACAAGATCCGCCGCTACCTGCCCGAGGGCGTTACCCTCTTCTCGCAAGGTGACCGCGTGGCCGACCGCCTCAAGGACTACCTCACGCGCCACCCCGAGATCGAGCGTCGCCTCAGCCGACACGCCGAAGTGCGTTTCCAGACGACCGACTCCCCCGAGCGATTCGCCGACATGGCCTCCCTCTTCCTCCGCAAAGACGTCGGCCGTGCCGAACGCGTCGCCCTGACGTCCGACACCGTCACACAGCGGCGCATCCGATGA
- a CDS encoding BamA/OMP85 family outer membrane protein, protein MQKRLRLMAAALMAALTVGSAWAQVDTTAVHAGTVLSDLTPTNAVPTDTVPAGEVPTVSYTLTPKRYTIAGIQVTGTKNYDDFILIGFSGLSVGDEVSIPGDEISDAVRRFWKHGLFSDVKILATRIQGDKVWLEIRLKQRPRISEIHYNGVKKSEREDLEAKLGLRKGHQITPNVMDRAKTLVKKYFDGKGFKNVEVDIVQREDAGKDGEVIVDVNISKNQKTRIREIHLNGNHALSDVTLKKAMKKTNEKFDLKKRFRTSWLELFSTKKFTSEEYENDKKNLIDKYNEYGYRDAVVTSDSIVPVDDKYVDIYLNLNEGDRYYLKDIRFVGNTKYPTEQLSMLLNMKAGDVYNQKKLQERLQSDDDAVSNIYYNNGYLFFYADPVEVEVENDSISLEIRIQEGPQATINKVIINGNDRLYENNIRRELRTKPGQLFSRDDLIRSAREIAQTGHFDPEKMNPEPIPNPDNGTVDIRYNLVSKASDQIELSAGWGPGGLLGRVGLKFNNFSMRNLFHPGTYRGIIPQGDGQTFTINGQTSGKYYQSYSLSFLDPWFGGKRPNTLSVGLYYSKYTGYNPRYFNQEYSRYMANSFYNNGIYGRNSYGSNGYNPYEQAYDPTKYIEMVGGSIGFGKRLNWPDDYFYTMLTLGYQLYHMHDYRYFDVANGVCHKISLDLSLQRNSIDNPIYTRYGSQFLASVSFTPPYSLIDGKDYSKINDPAERHKLIEYHKWKFQGKMFFPLTPLPQNNGPKRTPVLMTRVEYGFLGYYNRHKISPFESYQMGGDGMSGYSGNGYPTELVALRGYENNSIAGNSVVPYAYAYSRLSMELRYPLILEPTSTIYGLAFVEGGNAWGSVRDFNPFDLKRSAGVGARIFLPMIGMIGIDWAYGFDRPYPGAQRGGSQIHFYLGQEF, encoded by the coding sequence ATGCAGAAGAGATTACGCTTGATGGCGGCGGCCCTAATGGCAGCCTTAACGGTGGGCAGCGCGTGGGCGCAGGTCGACACCACGGCCGTGCACGCTGGGACGGTGCTTTCGGACCTTACACCGACGAACGCGGTACCGACGGATACGGTGCCAGCCGGCGAGGTGCCGACGGTATCCTATACGCTGACGCCGAAACGCTACACCATCGCCGGCATCCAAGTGACCGGCACCAAGAACTACGACGATTTCATCCTCATCGGCTTCTCCGGCCTCTCTGTTGGCGACGAGGTGTCGATCCCGGGCGATGAGATCTCGGACGCGGTGCGGCGCTTCTGGAAGCATGGGCTGTTTTCTGACGTGAAGATCCTGGCCACTCGCATCCAAGGCGATAAGGTGTGGCTCGAGATCCGCCTGAAGCAGCGCCCACGTATCTCGGAAATCCACTATAACGGCGTGAAGAAGAGCGAACGTGAAGACCTCGAGGCAAAGCTCGGTCTGCGCAAGGGCCATCAGATCACGCCCAACGTGATGGATCGCGCGAAGACGCTCGTCAAGAAATATTTCGATGGCAAGGGCTTCAAGAACGTGGAGGTGGACATCGTGCAACGTGAGGATGCGGGGAAAGACGGCGAGGTGATCGTGGACGTGAACATCTCCAAAAACCAAAAGACGAGGATTCGCGAGATCCACCTCAATGGCAACCATGCCCTCTCGGATGTTACACTGAAGAAGGCCATGAAGAAGACGAACGAGAAGTTCGACCTCAAGAAGCGCTTCCGCACCAGTTGGTTGGAGCTTTTCAGCACGAAGAAGTTCACCAGCGAGGAGTATGAAAACGACAAGAAGAACCTCATCGATAAATACAATGAGTACGGCTATCGAGATGCCGTCGTAACCTCAGACAGCATTGTGCCCGTGGACGACAAATACGTCGACATCTACCTCAACCTTAACGAGGGCGACCGATACTATCTGAAGGACATCCGCTTCGTGGGCAACACGAAGTATCCCACCGAGCAGCTCTCCATGCTGCTGAACATGAAGGCGGGCGACGTCTACAACCAGAAGAAGTTGCAGGAGCGCCTACAGTCAGATGACGACGCCGTCTCGAACATCTACTACAACAACGGCTACCTCTTCTTCTACGCCGACCCCGTCGAAGTGGAGGTGGAGAACGACTCGATCTCGCTTGAAATCCGCATACAGGAAGGCCCGCAGGCCACGATCAATAAAGTGATCATCAACGGTAACGATCGGCTCTACGAAAACAATATCCGCCGTGAGTTGCGCACCAAGCCAGGACAGCTCTTCAGCCGCGACGACCTGATCCGTTCGGCGCGTGAGATCGCGCAGACGGGCCACTTCGATCCTGAGAAGATGAACCCCGAACCCATCCCCAACCCGGACAATGGCACGGTGGACATCCGCTACAACCTCGTCTCTAAGGCCAGCGATCAGATCGAGTTATCAGCCGGATGGGGACCGGGCGGATTGCTTGGGCGCGTCGGTTTGAAGTTCAACAACTTCTCCATGCGCAACCTTTTCCACCCCGGCACCTACCGCGGCATTATCCCCCAGGGCGACGGCCAAACGTTTACCATCAACGGCCAGACGAGTGGTAAATACTATCAGTCCTACAGCCTCTCCTTCCTCGACCCGTGGTTCGGTGGCAAGCGCCCGAACACGCTCTCTGTCGGGCTCTATTATTCCAAGTACACGGGTTATAATCCCCGCTATTTTAATCAGGAATACAGCCGCTACATGGCCAACAGCTTCTACAACAACGGCATCTACGGTCGCAATAGTTATGGAAGCAATGGCTACAATCCCTATGAGCAAGCCTACGACCCAACGAAGTACATCGAAATGGTTGGCGGAAGTATAGGTTTTGGTAAGCGTCTCAATTGGCCCGACGACTATTTCTATACCATGCTCACGCTGGGCTATCAGCTGTATCATATGCACGACTACCGGTATTTCGACGTAGCCAACGGCGTCTGCCACAAGATCAGCCTCGATCTGAGTTTGCAACGTAACTCGATCGATAACCCGATCTACACGCGCTACGGCTCGCAGTTCCTGGCTTCCGTCTCGTTCACGCCGCCCTACTCGCTCATCGATGGCAAGGACTACTCTAAGATCAACGACCCGGCCGAGCGACACAAGCTGATCGAGTATCACAAGTGGAAATTCCAAGGCAAGATGTTCTTTCCCCTCACGCCCCTGCCGCAAAACAACGGCCCCAAGCGTACGCCGGTCCTCATGACCCGTGTGGAGTACGGCTTCCTTGGCTACTACAACCGACATAAAATCTCCCCCTTCGAGTCTTATCAAATGGGTGGCGACGGCATGTCGGGCTATTCCGGCAACGGCTATCCCACCGAGCTTGTTGCCCTACGCGGCTACGAAAACAACTCCATCGCCGGCAACAGCGTCGTGCCCTACGCCTACGCCTACTCCCGCCTGTCAATGGAATTGCGCTATCCGCTTATCCTCGAGCCGACATCTACGATCTATGGCCTGGCCTTCGTGGAGGGCGGTAACGCCTGGGGATCGGTGCGCGACTTCAACCCGTTCGACTTGAAGCGTTCGGCCGGTGTCGGTGCGCGCATCTTCCTGCCTATGATCGGCATGATCGGTATCGACTGGGCCTACGGCTTCGATCGGCCTTATCCCGGCGCGCAGCGCGGCGGCAGCCAGATCCATTTCTATTTGGGCCAAGAATTTTAA